A window from Pokkaliibacter sp. MBI-7 encodes these proteins:
- the iolC gene encoding 5-dehydro-2-deoxygluconokinase produces the protein MPDKSPHSDVQSRALDLIVLGRAAVDFYGQQVGARLEDETSMAKYLGGSSGNIAFGTARQGLKSAMLTRVGNEHMGRSVRETLSRAGVDVSHVVTDPERLTALVILGIKDQETFPLIFYRENCADMAISTEDFDADFIQSARALVITGTHFSTEQVNRVSRQAIEYARAGGVRTVLDIDYRPVLWGLTTRGDGETRFISSESVTAHLQSIVPLFDLIVGTEEEFHIAGGSTDTLEALRNVRRVSDAVLVCKRGPLGCSVFTGSIPDDLDEGITVKGVRVDVLNVLGAGDAFMSGFLRGWIRGESYEQCCRYGNACGALVVSRHGCAPAMPTAEELDYYIANAEQIPRPDKDTHLSYLHRVTTRDVEWPELCVLAFDHRIQLANMARDVGASEERIEELKQLILQGAFKGAAEMGLNGNAGILADTTYGQATLNELTGRGWWIGRPVELPGSRPLRFEYGNNIGQQLTSWPREHVVKCLVFYHPDDSIDLRLDQERKVADMYEACVNSGHEFLLEVIPPAGSTVDDQTLARALTRFYNIGIYPDWWKLPSPSRAAWQHIESVINQRAPHCRGVVLLGLDAPEEELRDGFNQAAGIEVCKGFAVGRTIFGKPSRQWLAGELNDQQLVDVIAGNYVRMIRYWRERKAPVTAQSVA, from the coding sequence ATGCCTGACAAATCACCTCATAGCGACGTTCAGTCCCGCGCCCTTGATCTGATCGTTCTTGGCCGCGCTGCCGTGGATTTCTATGGTCAGCAGGTCGGTGCCCGGCTGGAGGATGAAACCTCCATGGCCAAATACCTCGGCGGCTCCTCGGGCAACATCGCCTTTGGTACTGCGCGGCAGGGGCTGAAGTCCGCCATGCTGACCCGTGTCGGTAACGAGCATATGGGCCGCAGTGTCCGCGAGACCCTCAGCCGTGCTGGTGTGGATGTCTCCCATGTGGTGACAGATCCCGAGCGGCTGACCGCACTGGTGATCCTGGGGATCAAGGATCAGGAAACCTTCCCGCTGATTTTTTACCGTGAGAATTGTGCCGACATGGCCATCAGCACCGAGGATTTCGATGCTGACTTTATTCAGTCTGCCAGGGCGCTGGTGATTACCGGAACCCATTTCTCCACCGAACAGGTCAATCGGGTCAGCCGTCAGGCGATTGAGTATGCCCGTGCCGGTGGCGTCAGAACGGTGCTGGATATCGACTACCGCCCGGTGCTGTGGGGTCTGACCACGCGCGGTGATGGTGAAACCCGCTTTATTTCCAGTGAGTCGGTCACTGCCCACTTGCAGAGCATCGTGCCGCTGTTCGATCTGATCGTCGGCACTGAAGAAGAGTTTCATATTGCCGGTGGCAGCACCGACACCCTCGAAGCGCTGCGCAATGTACGCCGGGTGTCGGACGCCGTGCTGGTATGCAAGCGTGGCCCGCTGGGCTGCTCGGTCTTCACCGGCAGCATCCCGGATGACCTGGACGAGGGTATCACCGTCAAGGGTGTGCGGGTGGATGTACTGAATGTACTGGGCGCTGGCGATGCCTTCATGAGCGGCTTCCTGCGTGGCTGGATTCGCGGTGAATCCTACGAGCAGTGCTGCCGCTACGGTAATGCCTGCGGTGCGCTGGTGGTATCTCGCCACGGCTGTGCTCCCGCCATGCCTACAGCGGAAGAGCTGGACTACTACATTGCCAATGCCGAGCAGATCCCGCGTCCTGACAAGGACACCCACCTGAGCTATCTGCATCGGGTCACCACCCGCGATGTGGAATGGCCTGAGCTGTGTGTGCTGGCCTTTGATCACCGTATCCAGCTGGCCAATATGGCCCGCGATGTGGGTGCATCAGAAGAGCGCATTGAAGAGCTGAAGCAACTGATTCTGCAGGGCGCTTTCAAAGGGGCTGCAGAAATGGGGCTGAATGGTAACGCCGGTATTCTGGCCGACACCACCTACGGACAGGCGACCCTGAATGAGCTGACCGGGCGTGGCTGGTGGATCGGTCGTCCGGTCGAGTTACCCGGTTCACGGCCACTGCGTTTTGAGTATGGCAACAACATCGGTCAGCAACTGACCAGCTGGCCGCGTGAACATGTGGTCAAGTGTCTGGTGTTCTACCATCCCGATGACAGCATTGACCTGCGTCTGGATCAGGAGCGCAAGGTCGCAGACATGTACGAAGCCTGCGTCAACTCAGGCCATGAGTTCCTGCTGGAAGTGATTCCGCCTGCGGGCTCAACCGTCGATGACCAGACGCTGGCCCGTGCGCTGACCCGTTTCTACAACATCGGCATCTACCCCGACTGGTGGAAGTTGCCCTCGCCCAGCCGTGCGGCCTGGCAGCACATTGAAAGTGTCATCAACCAGCGTGCGCCGCACTGTCGTGGAGTGGTGTTGCTGGGGCTGGATGCACCGGAAGAAGAGCTGCGTGATGGCTTCAATCAGGCGGCAGGTATCGAGGTGTGCAAGGGCTTCGCAGTGGGCCGCACCATCTTCGGCAAGCCTTCGCGGCAGTGGCTGGCAGGTGAGCTGAATGACCAGCAGCTGGTGGATGTGATCGCTGGCAACTACGTACGCATGATTCGTTACTGGCGCGAGCGCAAGGCGCCGGTCACTGCCCAGTCTGTCGCCTGA
- the iolD gene encoding 3D-(3,5/4)-trihydroxycyclohexane-1,2-dione acylhydrolase (decyclizing), which produces MSTIRLTMAQALVKFLQAQYHEVDGKEIPLFAGMFAIFGHGNVAGIGEALHAVRNEFPTYRAHNEQGMALAATAFAKQNRRTQILACTTSIGPGAMNMLTAAGVAHVNRLPLLLLPGDTFSTRTPDPVLQQVEDSANPGVTVNDCFRPVSRYFDRIHRPEQLITSLPAAMRVLTDPVDCGPATIALPQDIQAEAYDYPESFFRKRVHRLRRPQADVDQLSEALAVLRSARKPMIIAGGGVHYAGAVDTLRAFVEKHHIPVAESQAGKGVLPWDHPQLLGSIGVTGTSAANHAAQEADVVLAIGTRLQDFTTGSRTVFGNPDVCIIGLNVAAFDAYKHESLPLVADAKTTLPVISQKLGDWQSEGAWQDSVAGWIADWIRVSDAILAAPTSHYLPTDANVIGAVWRNLEPASTVVCAAGGLPGELHKLWRPHDSQGYHLEYGFSCMGYEIAGALGAKMATPEREVVVMVGDGSYLMLNSEIATSVMLGYKLIIVVLDNRGYACINRLQQVCGGAPFNNLLEDCLTVEGGAPKTDFAAHARAMGAASEQVTTIAELEQAMARAKASPITYVIAIDTDPQPSTEEGGHWWDVAVPEVSVREQVRTAFTGYKTQKTKQPY; this is translated from the coding sequence ATGAGCACTATTCGTTTGACCATGGCGCAGGCGCTGGTGAAGTTCCTGCAAGCGCAGTATCACGAAGTGGATGGCAAGGAAATCCCGCTGTTCGCCGGTATGTTTGCCATCTTCGGTCACGGCAACGTGGCCGGTATTGGCGAGGCGCTCCATGCTGTACGCAACGAGTTCCCTACTTATCGCGCTCACAACGAGCAGGGCATGGCGCTGGCGGCTACCGCTTTCGCCAAGCAGAATCGCCGTACGCAGATTCTGGCCTGTACCACCTCCATTGGCCCCGGTGCGATGAATATGCTCACCGCTGCCGGTGTAGCACACGTCAATCGCCTGCCATTGCTGTTGCTGCCCGGTGATACGTTCTCCACCCGCACTCCCGACCCGGTGCTGCAGCAGGTGGAAGACAGTGCCAACCCGGGTGTCACCGTGAATGACTGTTTCCGACCGGTGTCCCGTTACTTTGACCGCATTCATCGCCCTGAGCAGCTGATCACCAGCCTGCCAGCGGCCATGCGGGTACTGACTGATCCGGTGGACTGTGGCCCGGCCACCATCGCGCTGCCACAGGACATTCAGGCAGAAGCCTATGATTATCCAGAGAGCTTCTTCCGCAAACGGGTACATCGCCTGCGTCGCCCTCAGGCGGATGTGGATCAGCTCAGCGAAGCGCTGGCGGTGCTGCGCAGTGCGCGCAAACCCATGATCATTGCCGGTGGTGGCGTGCATTACGCCGGTGCCGTCGATACCCTGCGTGCTTTCGTCGAGAAGCACCATATTCCCGTGGCGGAAAGCCAGGCAGGCAAGGGCGTGCTGCCCTGGGATCACCCGCAGCTGCTCGGCTCCATTGGCGTGACCGGCACCTCCGCGGCCAACCATGCCGCACAGGAAGCAGACGTTGTGCTGGCCATCGGCACACGCCTGCAGGACTTCACCACCGGCTCACGTACCGTATTTGGCAACCCCGATGTCTGCATTATCGGTCTCAACGTTGCTGCCTTTGATGCCTATAAGCATGAATCACTGCCGCTGGTGGCTGATGCCAAAACCACACTGCCTGTCATCAGTCAGAAGCTGGGTGACTGGCAGAGTGAGGGGGCCTGGCAGGACAGCGTGGCAGGCTGGATCGCTGACTGGATTCGTGTGTCGGATGCCATCCTTGCCGCTCCTACCAGCCATTATCTGCCGACCGATGCCAATGTGATCGGTGCCGTCTGGCGCAATCTTGAGCCTGCCAGCACCGTTGTCTGTGCGGCCGGTGGCCTGCCTGGCGAGCTGCACAAACTGTGGCGTCCCCATGACAGTCAGGGCTATCACCTGGAATACGGCTTCTCCTGCATGGGCTACGAAATTGCCGGTGCGTTGGGTGCCAAGATGGCGACGCCTGAGCGTGAAGTCGTGGTGATGGTGGGCGATGGCTCCTATCTGATGCTCAACTCCGAAATCGCCACGTCGGTGATGCTGGGTTACAAGCTCATTATCGTGGTGCTGGATAACCGCGGTTATGCCTGTATCAACCGTCTGCAACAGGTATGCGGTGGCGCACCTTTCAATAACCTGCTGGAAGACTGCCTGACCGTTGAAGGTGGCGCACCGAAGACGGATTTTGCCGCTCACGCCAGAGCGATGGGGGCTGCCAGTGAGCAGGTCACCACTATCGCTGAGCTGGAGCAGGCCATGGCCCGTGCCAAAGCCAGCCCGATCACCTATGTCATTGCTATCGATACGGATCCCCAGCCTTCCACCGAAGAGGGTGGCCACTGGTGGGATGTAGCCGTTCCAGAGGTGTCGGTGCGTGAGCAGGTGCGAACTGCTTTTACAGGCTACAAGACGCAAAAAACCAAACAGCCCTACTGA
- the iolE gene encoding myo-inosose-2 dehydratase: MSKVQIGINPLTWSNDDMPSLGADTPLEVCLEESRLAGYAGVELGNKFPRDPEVLKPILAQFDRQLVSGWYSSRLLERTAEEEIAALQDHLKLLKGCGSKVMVYAEVSGCIHGEIDTPLSKRPVLRADQWEEFGKRMTQVGDYLLSQGVKLAYHHHMGTVVETEDEVDLLMQHTGDSVGLLVDTGHITWAGGSPLSLIKKYGPRVSHVHCKDIRPQIMAHAKNTDQPFLRAVLDGVYTVPGDGFLDYQAVMHALKAIDYSGWIVVEAEQDPAVAHPLTYAKMGYEHLAECVAKAGL; the protein is encoded by the coding sequence ATGAGCAAGGTACAGATCGGTATCAACCCGCTCACCTGGAGCAACGATGATATGCCCTCACTGGGCGCTGATACTCCTCTGGAAGTGTGTCTGGAAGAGTCGCGTCTGGCGGGTTATGCCGGGGTTGAGCTGGGTAACAAGTTTCCTCGCGATCCTGAAGTGCTGAAGCCGATTCTGGCGCAGTTTGACCGTCAGCTGGTGTCTGGCTGGTACAGCTCCCGTCTGCTGGAGCGTACTGCTGAGGAAGAAATTGCCGCTCTGCAGGATCACCTGAAGCTGCTCAAAGGCTGTGGTTCCAAGGTCATGGTCTATGCCGAAGTCAGTGGTTGCATCCACGGTGAAATCGATACCCCCCTGTCCAAGCGCCCCGTGCTGCGTGCTGATCAGTGGGAAGAGTTTGGCAAGCGGATGACTCAGGTCGGTGACTATCTGCTGTCGCAGGGCGTCAAGCTGGCCTATCACCATCACATGGGCACCGTGGTGGAAACCGAAGATGAAGTGGATCTGCTGATGCAGCACACCGGTGATTCCGTTGGTCTGCTGGTCGATACCGGTCACATCACCTGGGCAGGCGGCAGCCCCCTGAGCCTGATCAAGAAGTACGGCCCTCGTGTCAGTCATGTGCACTGCAAAGACATTCGTCCGCAGATCATGGCTCACGCCAAGAATACCGATCAGCCTTTCCTGCGGGCGGTACTGGACGGCGTCTACACCGTACCCGGTGATGGTTTCCTCGATTATCAGGCCGTGATGCATGCGTTGAAGGCGATTGATTACAGCGGCTGGATTGTGGTTGAGGCCGAGCAGGATCCTGCCGTTGCCCATCCTCTGACCTACGCCAAAATGGGTTACGAGCACCTGGCGGAGTGTGTGGCCAAGGCCGGTCTGTAA
- a CDS encoding CoA-acylating methylmalonate-semialdehyde dehydrogenase — MTQILGNFVAGAETASHSGRTAAVHNPATGRVSKQVVLSSAEEVAHVVAVAREAFPAWAATPPLRRSRVLFKFKELIEQHFDELAEIITVEHGKVFSDAKGELIRGLEVVEFACGIPHLQKGEHSVNVGSNVDSWSMMQPLGVVAGITPFNFPAMVPMWMFPVALACGNCFILKPSEKDPSMGMRLAELLKEAGLPDGVFNVVNGDKEAVDVLLTHPDIEAVSFVGSTPIAQYIYSTASAHGKRVQALGGAKNHMVVMPDADMKQVADALMGAAYGSAGERCMAISVAVPVGEGTAERILEELVPRIEALRVGDGMSSPEPEMGPLVSREHLAKVTGYVNKGVEEGARLVIDGRGLQVEGCEDGYFIGGCLFDHVTPDMTIYKEEIFGPVLAMVRVKTFDEAVALINAHEYGNGTAIFTRDGDSARQFAQHIQVGMVGVNVPIPVPMAFHSFGGWKRSLFGPLHMHGPDGVRFYTRMKTVTSRWPTGIRAGAEFVMPTMK, encoded by the coding sequence ATGACTCAGATTCTTGGAAATTTCGTAGCGGGTGCTGAAACAGCCAGCCACAGTGGTCGAACTGCAGCGGTTCATAACCCGGCGACCGGTCGGGTGAGCAAGCAGGTCGTATTGTCGTCTGCCGAAGAAGTGGCCCATGTGGTCGCTGTTGCCAGAGAGGCATTCCCCGCCTGGGCGGCAACACCCCCACTGCGTCGCTCACGAGTGCTGTTCAAATTCAAGGAACTGATCGAGCAACACTTCGATGAGCTGGCGGAAATCATTACTGTTGAGCATGGCAAAGTCTTTTCCGATGCCAAGGGTGAGCTGATCCGTGGTCTGGAAGTGGTCGAGTTTGCCTGTGGCATTCCTCACCTGCAGAAAGGTGAACACTCGGTCAACGTCGGCTCTAATGTTGACTCCTGGTCAATGATGCAGCCACTGGGTGTGGTGGCCGGTATTACGCCGTTCAATTTCCCAGCCATGGTGCCCATGTGGATGTTCCCGGTGGCACTGGCGTGCGGTAACTGCTTTATCCTCAAGCCTTCGGAAAAAGACCCTAGCATGGGGATGCGTCTGGCTGAGCTGCTGAAAGAAGCGGGCCTGCCCGATGGCGTCTTCAACGTCGTCAACGGTGACAAGGAAGCGGTTGATGTGCTGCTGACTCACCCTGATATCGAAGCTGTCAGCTTTGTAGGCTCAACACCCATTGCTCAGTACATCTATTCCACCGCCTCGGCACACGGCAAGCGTGTGCAGGCACTGGGTGGTGCCAAGAACCATATGGTGGTCATGCCCGATGCTGACATGAAGCAGGTGGCGGATGCACTGATGGGGGCCGCTTACGGTTCGGCAGGCGAGCGCTGCATGGCGATCTCGGTTGCAGTACCTGTCGGTGAAGGCACTGCTGAACGGATTCTGGAAGAGCTGGTACCACGTATCGAAGCCCTGCGTGTCGGCGATGGCATGTCTTCACCCGAGCCTGAAATGGGCCCGCTGGTTTCCAGGGAGCATCTGGCCAAGGTCACTGGCTATGTCAACAAAGGTGTGGAAGAAGGCGCCAGACTGGTGATCGATGGTCGTGGTCTGCAGGTGGAAGGTTGTGAAGACGGCTACTTTATCGGTGGCTGCCTGTTTGACCATGTCACTCCTGACATGACCATCTACAAGGAAGAGATTTTCGGCCCGGTGCTGGCCATGGTGCGGGTGAAAACCTTCGATGAGGCTGTCGCGCTCATCAACGCCCACGAGTATGGCAACGGCACCGCGATTTTCACCCGTGACGGTGATTCCGCCCGTCAGTTTGCCCAGCATATCCAGGTGGGTATGGTCGGCGTGAACGTGCCTATCCCTGTACCTATGGCTTTCCATTCCTTTGGTGGCTGGAAACGTTCGCTGTTTGGCCCTCTGCATATGCACGGTCCGGACGGTGTGCGCTTCTACACCCGGATGAAAACCGTTACCAGCCGCTGGCCAACTGGCATCCGCGCTGGTGCGGAGTTCGTAATGCCCACGATGAAGTAA
- a CDS encoding NAD(P)/FAD-dependent oxidoreductase translates to MSHTVPHIVVIGGGAGGLELVTRLGHQFGKRGKARVTLVDRSPTHIWKPLLHEVATGSLDSGIDEVSYRGHARAHHFHFQLGTLTGIDRTERQLTLAPINDDSGTQVVPGRTLQYDYLVLALGSQSNDFGTPGVAQHCNFLDSREQAERFRQKLLNQFLRLSVQNRDQADHPARLTIAIVGAGATGVELSAELHNAARMIGSFGFEGMDKGQLDVHLIEAGPRILPALSERISASAHLELTKIGVKVRTGTRIVEATEQGLHTAEGETISADLMVWAAGIKAPAFLAQLDGLETNRINQVMVHPSLQSLTDERIFAIGDCAGCPIDDNRWVPPRAQAAHQMASHLIKNLKRLFNQQPMQPFVYKDHGSLVSLSRFSTVGSLMGNLTSGSFFIEGHLARMFYVSLYRMHQLALHGPLATLLMAFVEHINKVLRPRLKLH, encoded by the coding sequence ATGTCACACACTGTCCCCCATATCGTGGTTATTGGCGGAGGTGCAGGCGGTCTGGAGCTGGTTACCCGCCTTGGTCATCAATTCGGCAAACGAGGCAAAGCCCGAGTGACGCTGGTTGACCGCAGCCCTACACATATCTGGAAGCCGCTGCTGCATGAAGTCGCCACGGGCTCGCTGGACTCCGGCATCGACGAAGTCAGTTATCGCGGCCACGCCCGAGCCCATCATTTCCACTTTCAGCTGGGTACCCTGACCGGTATCGACCGCACTGAGCGTCAGCTGACCCTGGCACCGATCAATGATGACAGCGGAACCCAGGTCGTCCCCGGCCGCACCTTGCAGTACGACTATCTGGTGCTGGCACTGGGCAGCCAGAGCAATGATTTCGGTACGCCGGGCGTCGCCCAGCACTGTAACTTTCTCGACAGCCGTGAACAGGCGGAGCGCTTCCGCCAGAAGCTGCTGAACCAGTTTCTGCGCCTGTCAGTGCAGAATCGTGATCAGGCCGATCACCCGGCGCGGCTCACCATTGCCATCGTCGGTGCCGGTGCAACAGGCGTTGAACTCTCCGCCGAACTGCACAACGCCGCACGGATGATCGGCAGTTTTGGTTTTGAAGGCATGGATAAAGGCCAGCTCGATGTCCACCTGATCGAGGCCGGCCCCCGCATTCTGCCCGCCCTGTCGGAGCGCATCAGTGCTTCAGCCCATCTGGAACTGACCAAGATTGGCGTCAAGGTACGAACAGGCACCCGCATTGTCGAAGCCACTGAGCAGGGTCTGCATACGGCCGAAGGGGAAACCATATCGGCAGATCTGATGGTCTGGGCGGCAGGCATCAAAGCGCCGGCCTTTCTGGCGCAACTGGATGGGCTGGAAACCAATAGGATCAATCAGGTCATGGTTCACCCCAGCCTGCAGAGCCTGACGGATGAGCGCATCTTTGCCATTGGCGACTGTGCAGGTTGCCCTATCGATGACAACCGCTGGGTACCACCCCGGGCTCAGGCAGCTCATCAGATGGCCAGCCATCTGATCAAAAACCTCAAGCGTCTGTTCAATCAGCAACCTATGCAGCCGTTTGTCTACAAGGACCACGGCTCACTGGTATCCCTCAGCCGCTTCTCTACCGTTGGCAGCCTGATGGGCAATCTGACCTCGGGCAGCTTCTTTATCGAAGGCCATCTGGCACGCATGTTCTACGTCTCGCTCTATCGCATGCACCAGCTGGCTTTACACGGCCCGCTAGCCACACTGCTCATGGCCTTTGTGGAGCATATCAACAAGGTGCTACGCCCACGCCTGAAGCTGCATTAA
- the putP gene encoding sodium/proline symporter PutP, producing the protein MIDGNLATALAFVTYLAIMLFIGFWAYSRTTNLSDYALGGRRLGPFPIALSAGASDMSGWLMLGLPGYALVAGYEAEWIVIGLVAGTWLNWRFVARRLRVYSSLTDDSLTLPSYFANRFRDHSQIIRIVSALFILFFFIFYISAGLVAQGKLFEAVFSMDYDYAVVLGAVFIVCYVFFGGFIAVSWTDVVQALLIIFALACVSLYGLGEAGGWFAVRSAMAEKSPALLDMWTDNSGQPLSWISIVSLLAWGLGYFGQPHILARFKAIRDDQQIGLARFIAVSWSFAVLACALLTGWVAQHYLHRDLADEETVYIALTHMLFHPAIAGVLLTAVLAAIMSTADSQLLICSSILAEDFYRSLYRKHASARELVTAGRIGVLGVAALAVWLSLNSQDNVLELVAYAWAGFGAAFGPVILLSLYWRRMTRNGALAGIIVGGITVVIWKHLQGGLFDLYEIIPGFLLALIAVVLVSLVSTPPRPRSVASDKLIAPDKPKTTPE; encoded by the coding sequence ATGATCGACGGAAACCTGGCAACAGCGCTGGCTTTTGTCACCTATCTCGCCATCATGCTGTTCATTGGCTTTTGGGCCTACAGCCGTACCACTAACCTGTCGGACTACGCACTGGGAGGCCGCCGACTTGGCCCCTTCCCGATTGCCCTGTCTGCTGGCGCCTCCGACATGAGCGGCTGGCTAATGCTGGGCCTGCCCGGATACGCACTGGTAGCAGGGTACGAGGCAGAATGGATCGTTATCGGTCTGGTCGCCGGTACCTGGCTGAACTGGCGGTTTGTGGCCCGCCGCCTGCGGGTCTATTCCTCCCTCACCGATGATTCGCTCACCCTGCCCTCCTACTTTGCCAATCGCTTTCGCGATCATTCGCAGATTATTCGCATCGTTTCGGCGCTGTTTATCCTGTTTTTCTTTATTTTCTATATCAGCGCCGGTCTCGTGGCGCAGGGCAAACTGTTTGAAGCCGTGTTCAGCATGGATTACGACTACGCCGTGGTGCTGGGTGCGGTATTTATCGTTTGCTACGTCTTCTTCGGCGGCTTTATTGCTGTGTCCTGGACCGATGTGGTGCAGGCCCTGCTGATCATTTTCGCCCTCGCCTGCGTTTCACTCTATGGTCTCGGTGAGGCCGGTGGCTGGTTTGCCGTGCGCTCGGCCATGGCCGAAAAATCGCCGGCGCTGCTGGATATGTGGACCGACAACAGCGGCCAGCCACTGAGCTGGATCAGCATTGTCTCGCTACTGGCGTGGGGTCTGGGCTATTTCGGTCAGCCGCATATTCTCGCCCGCTTCAAGGCCATTCGCGACGACCAGCAAATCGGTCTGGCGCGGTTTATCGCCGTATCCTGGAGCTTTGCTGTGCTGGCCTGCGCACTGCTGACGGGCTGGGTCGCCCAGCACTATCTGCATCGTGATCTGGCCGATGAGGAAACCGTCTATATCGCCCTAACCCATATGCTGTTCCACCCGGCCATTGCCGGTGTGCTGCTGACCGCCGTGCTGGCCGCCATCATGTCCACCGCCGATTCGCAGCTGCTGATCTGTTCATCCATCCTCGCAGAGGACTTCTATCGCAGCCTGTATCGCAAGCATGCCAGCGCCAGAGAACTGGTAACCGCTGGCCGGATTGGCGTACTGGGGGTTGCGGCACTGGCAGTCTGGCTATCACTGAACTCACAGGACAACGTACTGGAGCTGGTGGCCTACGCCTGGGCAGGCTTTGGTGCGGCGTTCGGGCCAGTGATCCTGCTATCGCTGTACTGGCGTCGTATGACCCGCAACGGTGCGCTGGCCGGGATCATCGTTGGTGGTATCACGGTCGTGATCTGGAAGCATCTGCAGGGCGGGCTGTTCGATCTGTACGAGATTATCCCCGGCTTCCTGCTGGCGCTGATCGCCGTGGTGCTGGTCAGTCTGGTATCCACACCGCCGCGACCACGCAGCGTCGCATCAGACAAACTGATCGCTCCAGACAAACCAAAGACAACGCCTGAATAA
- a CDS encoding sigma-70 family RNA polymerase sigma factor, which produces MDRAMDVTAGMAERSQALLADNAFLDDLRGQMLKFARMQLRDEQLAEDAVQEAFVGALKNAAAFGRRAALKTWVFAILKNKITDILRARMRLVPLPKADEQSDDEVIDILFRDNGHWHKDVRPSKWQDPDEDMENSQFWQTFDMCLNALPERLARLFMMREFLELETEEICQSEEINQNSLNVSLYRARVRLRECLENHWFVGGSSK; this is translated from the coding sequence ATGGACAGAGCCATGGATGTGACAGCGGGAATGGCGGAGCGCTCTCAGGCTCTGCTGGCGGACAACGCCTTCCTTGATGATCTGCGCGGGCAGATGCTGAAGTTTGCCAGAATGCAGTTGCGTGACGAGCAGCTGGCTGAGGATGCGGTGCAGGAAGCCTTTGTCGGCGCTTTGAAGAATGCCGCAGCGTTCGGCCGGCGGGCTGCGTTGAAAACCTGGGTTTTCGCGATATTAAAGAACAAGATCACCGATATTCTGCGTGCTCGTATGCGTTTGGTGCCATTACCCAAAGCCGATGAGCAGAGTGACGACGAAGTGATTGATATTCTGTTTCGTGACAATGGCCACTGGCACAAGGATGTTCGCCCCAGCAAGTGGCAGGATCCCGATGAGGATATGGAAAACAGCCAGTTCTGGCAGACCTTTGATATGTGTCTGAATGCCCTGCCGGAGCGTCTTGCCAGACTGTTCATGATGCGTGAGTTTCTGGAGCTGGAGACGGAAGAAATCTGCCAGAGTGAAGAGATCAATCAGAACAGCCTCAATGTGTCGCTCTATCGTGCCCGGGTCAGGTTGAGGGAGTGTCTGGAAAATCACTGGTTTGTCGGAGGTAGCAGCAAATGA
- a CDS encoding zf-HC2 domain-containing protein, with protein MMNCKEATRLMSEGQERKLTTSEKAALSVHTMICRGCRNFSQHMKVLRTMARHFSKAADNNDDGK; from the coding sequence ATGATGAACTGCAAAGAGGCAACCCGTCTGATGTCGGAAGGGCAGGAGCGCAAGCTGACCACGTCGGAAAAGGCTGCACTGTCTGTGCATACCATGATTTGCCGCGGCTGTCGGAACTTCTCCCAGCATATGAAGGTGCTGCGGACCATGGCCCGCCATTTCAGCAAGGCGGCGGATAACAATGACGACGGCAAATGA
- a CDS encoding DUF2282 domain-containing protein, with translation MNNSKLLAIAAVSGLLTMGVMGQSAMAAADKEKCYGVAMAGQNDCASNGHACAGQATKDKDPGDWKYVAKGTCENMGGMLNK, from the coding sequence ATGAATAATTCCAAACTACTGGCCATCGCTGCCGTATCAGGTTTGCTGACCATGGGTGTAATGGGGCAGTCCGCTATGGCTGCGGCTGACAAGGAAAAATGTTACGGCGTGGCGATGGCTGGTCAGAATGACTGTGCCTCCAATGGCCACGCCTGTGCCGGTCAGGCCACCAAGGACAAGGATCCAGGCGACTGGAAATATGTTGCCAAGGGCACCTGTGAAAACATGGGTGGCATGCTGAATAAGTAA
- a CDS encoding DUF2282 domain-containing protein: MKASNLLAMSAVAGLLAMSAAATVSAAEQDKCFGVAMAGKNDCATAQHACAGHSTKDKDPMDFKLVAKGTCESMGGMLK; this comes from the coding sequence ATGAAAGCTTCTAATCTGTTGGCTATGAGTGCGGTTGCAGGTCTGCTGGCGATGAGCGCTGCTGCTACAGTGAGTGCTGCCGAGCAGGATAAATGCTTCGGTGTGGCGATGGCTGGCAAGAACGACTGCGCTACTGCTCAGCACGCCTGTGCCGGTCACTCCACCAAAGACAAAGACCCGATGGATTTCAAACTGGTCGCCAAAGGCACCTGTGAAAGCATGGGTGGCATGCTCAAATAA